The genomic region TGCGCACGTGATGATCCCGCCATTATTGAGCAGATCGAAGTTTTGGAAAAATGCGTCGGTGAAACGGCACGTGTTTCAACAGCTGTCCGGGGGGATCTTAAGGCGATGCTCAGTCGGGTGGCGGTGGTGTCGCTGGCTGTTTCACAGCAAGCTGAAATCACCCATCAGGTCAGCAGCGAGATGCAAGGCGTACAGACTTCCCTTGAGACATCCCAGCGTTCGTTCAACGACATGATCAAGGCATCAGAAGGCATTCCCCTGATTGTTGGTCGAACGCGTGAAGCATCGGGCATTTTGGCACGCTAACCCTGCCGGGAGCGTGACACGAGCGGGAAAAGGGCGGGTATCGCAATGACGATATCCGTCCTTTTCTTTTGTGCCTAACGCTACGTGCTCTAGAACAGGCGTGACCCGTTTGGCACATCCTGATCCGGGCGGATCAGGACAATACCCTTGTCGTCATCCCCGTCCGGAAAACCAAGACAGAGGAATTCCGACATGAAGGGGCCGACCTGTTTTTTGGGGAAATTGACCACACCGGCGACCTGACGGCCGATCAGCTTTTCGGGGGTGTAGTGTTTGGTGATCTGGGCCGATGTTTTCTTTGTCCCGATCTCGGGCCCGAAATCGACCCAGAGCTTTAACGCGGGGCGGCGGGCCTCGGGAAATTCCTGTGCGTCGATCACGGTGCCGACCCGAATGTCGACCTTCAGGAAATCATCAAAACTGATTTCGGTGCTCATGGCTGTCTCCTTATTTTGGAGTCAGCTTAGTGAGATCAGTCGAGACTGATAAGCCCAAACCATCAACGCGATATGAATTCCGGAGTTTGAGCAAAAACACGTGATTGGGGACAGGGGCCACAAAAGAAAAATGGCAGGACCAAAAGGCCCTGCCATCAAGTAGATTACGGGAATTTAACAGCCAAAGCTGTTACTTCGAAGCTGCGGTCTTTTCGATAGCAGCTTTGAATTCGTCAAGGGATTCGGTAAAGCGAGTCTGCAGAAGAGCAAGCGCTTCTTCCTGGGACTTGGTTACCAGACCTGACAGTTCCTTGGCATTTGCAAGGGCTTCTTCGTAAGCCGTTTTTGCAGCTTCGGTCTGTTTTGCAGCCGAAGCCATCGGGTCGTCAGCAGAAGTAGCAGCGAAATCTTTGCCCTGAGTCTGAACTTTATCCAGCAGCGTTTTGAAGATCTCACTCTGGCGCTGAGCGACAGCCTGGAAACCGTCGAAGGCCACCTTGTTGGCTTTGGTGAGGGCTTCCACGTTTTTACGCTGGAAAGCCATCATTTCGTTCACGTCTACACCCGGAACTTTGAAATCCGCAGTGTATTTGGTGAAGTCGAGATCAAAGAACGGATTGGTTGCCTTTTTTGCGGCGGTCATGGTTTGCACTCCATTAGTTTGCGACAGATATGCAATGAGGCGCTATTGTGCGCCGCACAAATTCAACTGCAATATGCCGGAATGATCGCCTGTCGTCAAGGATTATTTTGCACTGCACAAAAACTTATAGGTTATTGTTTTGTGTCGAAAATATAACCTTGGGTGTGTATTCGAATTTCGCGTTTCAGATCAGGATATTAGCTGTTGGTGGTCGATGAGGTCGCCTGATCGGACGGGGTTTCGGCCGGTGTGGCGTCCCCGTCGCGCGACGGTTTTTTGAACGAAAAATTCCGGCACCGTTTCCTGATTTTACCACAAATCGATGATGCTTTGCCAAGACCCTTTTCAACCTGACGGTCCCAATTGGCGGCCTTGGAAAGTTCGCGATCAAGATAGGCCATGGTCGGGCCAAAATCGGTGCTGTCATCATCAAGCCAGTGTTTGAAGGTCTTGGCGTAAACGGCTGTCAAGCCGGCAACCCGCATGCTGCCATGAAGGCCCGCTGTTTGAAAACCGGCGGCCTCCAGCATCCAGCGCATGGCGCCAAAATGGGTCTTGATTGCGCGCAGCCCGTCGGTCGGGCCAAGGTCCCCCCCGGCATTGATGATCGATCGCAGTGCCGGGCGGTAATCAGAGAGAATATCAAACCGCGCCATGATCACCGCGATCAGGCGGTCATGACCGGGTTCGTTGAAATCCTCAGAGTCGATGTCGGCCAAGACTTCGCGGTCAACGCGTTTGACAAAGCGACGCAGAAGATCGCCCTTGCTGCTGCAATGGTCGTAACATTCGGCAACCGAAACGCCGGCTTCGGTTGCGATATCAAGCAGAGTGACATCATGCCAGTCCTTTTCTGCGGCCAGTTTCAGGGCCGCATCGATCAGGAGATTGGGGATATCCTTCTTGGGTGGCATGATGTTCTCCTTGGGTTGGGTTTCTTCGGTCGAGGGCGGGTGTTAGCCTGCAAGTTCCTTGGACCGATCACGGGCGGCGGCAACCGCGCGCGTCATCAATTCGGGCAGGCCGGTTTTTGGATCCATCAGAACATTGAGTGCGGCCGCCGTCGTTCCGCCGGGGCTTGTGACGTTTTCGCGAAGCGTTGCGGCACTTTCTTCGCTGGCATCAAGCAGGAAGCCCGCACCAACCACAGTCTGGCGGGCAAGGGTCATCGCCTGATCGGCCGGAAGGCCGGCAGCCTCACCCGCCTGCGCCATGGCTTCGACCAGATGGAAGATATAGGCAGGCCCGCTGCCCGACAGGCCGGTGACAGCATCCATCAGGCTTTCATCCTCGATCCAGGACACCATGCCGACGGCTTCAAGCAGGGTCTGGCACATGTCGCGCTGGGCGATGCTGACATTTTCGGTCGGGCACATCACGGTCATGCCACGTGACACAGCGGCGGGTGTGTTGGGCATGGCACGCACGATGCGGGCATGTTCGCCAAGGTGGCTTGTGAAGAAGTCGATTGTTTTGCCTGCGGCGACGGACAAAAAGACCGTTTCGGCGCGCACCAGCGGTTTATAGGAGTCAATCAGATCGGGCAGGAC from Thalassospira indica harbors:
- a CDS encoding tRNA-binding protein, with amino-acid sequence MSTEISFDDFLKVDIRVGTVIDAQEFPEARRPALKLWVDFGPEIGTKKTSAQITKHYTPEKLIGRQVAGVVNFPKKQVGPFMSEFLCLGFPDGDDDKGIVLIRPDQDVPNGSRLF
- a CDS encoding phasin family protein translates to MTAAKKATNPFFDLDFTKYTADFKVPGVDVNEMMAFQRKNVEALTKANKVAFDGFQAVAQRQSEIFKTLLDKVQTQGKDFAATSADDPMASAAKQTEAAKTAYEEALANAKELSGLVTKSQEEALALLQTRFTESLDEFKAAIEKTAASK
- a CDS encoding TetR family transcriptional regulator, with the protein product MPPKKDIPNLLIDAALKLAAEKDWHDVTLLDIATEAGVSVAECYDHCSSKGDLLRRFVKRVDREVLADIDSEDFNEPGHDRLIAVIMARFDILSDYRPALRSIINAGGDLGPTDGLRAIKTHFGAMRWMLEAAGFQTAGLHGSMRVAGLTAVYAKTFKHWLDDDSTDFGPTMAYLDRELSKAANWDRQVEKGLGKASSICGKIRKRCRNFSFKKPSRDGDATPAETPSDQATSSTTNS
- the proC gene encoding pyrroline-5-carboxylate reductase, coding for MNTRLLLVGCGKMGSAMLEGWLARGLQASNVFIVEQTETAEKLEAQYGINGVPDIDHIREDFIPQVVLFAVKPQVLPDLIDSYKPLVRAETVFLSVAAGKTIDFFTSHLGEHARIVRAMPNTPAAVSRGMTVMCPTENVSIAQRDMCQTLLEAVGMVSWIEDESLMDAVTGLSGSGPAYIFHLVEAMAQAGEAAGLPADQAMTLARQTVVGAGFLLDASEESAATLRENVTSPGGTTAAALNVLMDPKTGLPELMTRAVAAARDRSKELAG